A stretch of the Triticum dicoccoides isolate Atlit2015 ecotype Zavitan unplaced genomic scaffold, WEW_v2.0 scaffold3503, whole genome shotgun sequence genome encodes the following:
- the LOC119345947 gene encoding S-(+)-linalool synthase, chloroplastic-like — protein MISCYKALYNITNDIADMSMKEHGLNSIDHLKKAWATLFDGFMIEAKWLSGGQVPTREDYLRNGIITSGAPLLFMHLLFMLGHDLTEENNDHMSRIISCPAKIMRLWDDMGSAKDEAQEGLDGSYKELYLKESPHSNAEGHMLEMIADEWEGLNRECFSRTRSSLSPTFIRASLNFARMVSVMYGYDHEHRLPVLEDYTRMLLF, from the exons ATGATATCATGCTACAAGGCTCTTTACAATATAACAAATGATATCGCTGACATGTCCATGAAAGAGCATGGACTGAACTCAATCGATCATCTCAAGAAAGCT TGGGCAACTTTGTTTGATGGATTCATGATTGAGGCAAAATGGTTGTCTGGTGGTCAGGTCCCTACACGGGAGGACTACCTGAGAAACGGCATCATCACCTCGGGGGCACCACTTTTGTTTATGCATCTTCTCTTCATGCTAGGCCATGATTTAACGGAGGAAAACAACGACCACATGTCTCGGATTATCTCATGCCCTGCAAAAATCATGAGGCTCTGGGACGACATGGGCAGTGCAAAG GATGAAGCGCAAGAAGGGCTAGATGGATCGTACAAGGAGCTCTACCTAAAAGAGAGCCCTCATAGCAACGCGGAGGGGCACATGTTGGAGATGATTGCAGATGAGTGGGAGGGTCTCAACAGGGAGTGCTTCTCCAGGACGAGGTCATCACTATCCCCTACCTTCATTCGAGCATCACTCAATTTCGCAAGGATGGTCAGCGTCATGTATGGCTATGACCACGAGCACAGGCTCCCTGTCCTTGAGGATTACACCAGAATGCTACTCTTCTGA